One segment of Carya illinoinensis cultivar Pawnee chromosome 13, C.illinoinensisPawnee_v1, whole genome shotgun sequence DNA contains the following:
- the LOC122291263 gene encoding protein FAR1-RELATED SEQUENCE 5-like, with protein MENRCGQAFDSDESEKCLQIESYVEHEFGDDDLSKNADLCMGKVDKIIEQPHESSSLIDNVLEPYVGMEFDSRDDAREFYIAYGRRTGFTVRIHHNRRSRINNMVIGQDFVCSKEGFREKKYVYRKDRVLPPPPITREGCAAMLRLALRDGEKWVVTKFVKEHNHTLLSPSKVPWRGSGKNMISEDEKDQRIRELTLELSNERQRCKRLCAAYQEQLHMVLKYIEEHTDHMERRVQDIVQNVREIENEQQGESTFL; from the exons ATGGAAAACCGCTGTGGCCAAGCATTTGATTCAGATGAGAGCGAAAAGTGTCTGCAAATTGAAAGTTATGTCGAGCATGAATTTGGCGATGATGACCTTTCCAAAAATGCTGATCTATGTATGGGTaaagttgataaaattatagAACAGCCGCATGAAAGCTCATCCTTAATAGACAATGTCTTAGAACCATATGTTGGCATGGAGTTCGATTCCAGAGATGATGCTCGAGAATTTTATATAGCTTATGGCAGGCGTACTGGGTTTACTGTACGCATTCATCATAATCGGAGGTCACGAATAAATAACATGGTTATTGGTCAAGATTTTGTTTGTTCAAAAGAAGGTTTTCGTGAAAAGAAGTATGTGTACAGGAAAGATAGAGTTCTTCCTCCACCGCCTATCACCAGAGAAGGCTGTGCCGCGATGCTGAGGCTAGCTTTAAGGGATGGAGAAAAGTGGGTCGTCACAAAATTTGTAAAGGAACACAATCACACATTATTATCTCCAAGTAAAGTTCCGTGGCGAGGATCtggaaaaaatatgataagTGAG GATGAGAAGGATCAAAGAATTCGAGAGCTGACACTTGAACTTAGCAATGAGAGGCAACGATGTAAACGTTTGTGTGCGGCTTATCAGGAACAATTACATATGGTGTTGAAATATATTGAGGAGCACACCGACCACATGGAAAGAAGAGTGCAAGATATAGTTCAGAACGTGAGGGAAATTGAGAATGAGCAGCAGGGGGAATCTacatttttatag
- the LOC122291261 gene encoding uncharacterized CRM domain-containing protein At3g25440, chloroplastic isoform X2, translating to MVVRVLASVALSKSHPFKNRFSNAFVLTPLFSKYPLHRISMGDVICKVFGQEQSASAQLYDVKIFSLVGHRWIHSEPSLKSADEDLEPLKQSVKNATVGSASDAKVKRKKLKGKRAVVRWLKFFRWKKKKDYGRMTADEKILYKLRKAQKKEEKLVEALKKIEPKETSETIHDPEILTPEEHFFFLKMGLKCKNYVPVGRRGIYQGVILNMHLHWKKHQTLKVVVKTFSPEEVKEIAAELARLSGGIVLDIQEDDTIIMYRGKNYSQPPTEIMSPRVTLSRKKALDKSIYRDGLRAVRKYIPKLEQDLKLLQTQGKSVAENKTDAVEGIEGTEIGIIDLKGSSKFKSKISDKLREILDGNKECSGDDPIMASDSEDLSDIFETESETETEEKVERPLYLDAFEKFPVENDREPEDFGMHLRQISMESKSAKSVKKESDLTNFDEVDRIFMHAASLLKKKRR from the exons atggtggttaGGGTTTTAGCTTCGGTGGCTCTCTCCAAATCTCATCCCTTTAAGAATCGGTTTTCCAATGCTTTCGTCTTAACTCCCTTATTCTCCAAATACCCACTTCACAGAATCAG CATGGGTGATGTTATATGCAAGGTCTTTGGCCAGGAACAATCTGCTTCTGCTCAACTCTatgatgtaaaaatattttcccTTGTGGGGCATCGATGGATTCATTCAGAACCATCGTTAAAATCTGCTGATGAAGATTTGGAACCATTGAAGCAGTCAGTAAAGAACGCAACTGTTGGCAGTGCTAGTGATGCTAAAGTGAAGAGGAAAAAGCTCAAGGGAAAAAGAGCAGTTGTAAGGTGGTTGAAATTCTTCaggtggaagaagaagaaagattatGGAAGAATGACTGCAGATGAAAAAATTCTCTACAAATTGAGAAAG gcccaaaagaaagaggaaaaacttGTTGAAGCTCTGAAGAAGATTGAACCTAAAGAGACATCAGAAACAATCCATGATCCAGAAATATTGACACCAGAAGaacatttcttctttttaaagaTGGGTCTCAAGTGTAAGAATTATGTGCCTGTAGGAAGACGGGGAATCTACCAGGGTGTGATCCTGAACATGCACCTGCATTGGAAAAAACATCAGACTCTGAAGGTGGTGGTCAAGACATTTTCACCAGAGGAGGTCAAGGAGATTGCTGCCGAACTGGCAAGACTATCTGGAGGCATCGTGCTCGATATTCAAGAAGATGACACAATTATTATGTACAGAGGGAAGAACTATTCTCAGCCGCCAACAGAGATAATGTCACCCAGGGTCACCCTCTCTAGGAAGAAG GCTTTGGACAAATCTATATATAGGGATGGCCTTCGAGCTGTAAGAAAATATATTCCAAAACTCGAACAGGACCTTAAGTTGCTTCAAACACAAGGTAAAAGTGTCGctgaaaataaaactgatgcTGTTGAGGGGATTGAAGGAACTGAAATTGGAATTATTGACTTGAAAGGCAGTTCAAAGTTCAAATCAAAGATTTCTGATAAGCTGAGAGAAATTCTGGATGGAAACAAGGAATGCTCTGGGGATGATCCAATAATGGCATCAGATTCTGAAGATCTGTCGGATATTTTTGAGACTGAATCTGAAACAGAGACTGAGGAAAAGGTGGAACGACCTCTTTATTTGGATGCATTCGAAAAGTTTCCAGTTGAAAATGATAGAGAACCAGAAGATTTTGGGATGCACCTTCGTCAAATATCTATGGAATCTAAAAGCGCCAAATCAGTGAAAAAAGAATCGGACTTGACAAATTTTGATGAGGTTGATCGGATATTTATGCATGCTGCTTcacttttgaagaaaaagagacGGTAG
- the LOC122291261 gene encoding uncharacterized CRM domain-containing protein At3g25440, chloroplastic isoform X1: MVVRVLASVALSKSHPFKNRFSNAFVLTPLFSKYPLHRISSMGDVICKVFGQEQSASAQLYDVKIFSLVGHRWIHSEPSLKSADEDLEPLKQSVKNATVGSASDAKVKRKKLKGKRAVVRWLKFFRWKKKKDYGRMTADEKILYKLRKAQKKEEKLVEALKKIEPKETSETIHDPEILTPEEHFFFLKMGLKCKNYVPVGRRGIYQGVILNMHLHWKKHQTLKVVVKTFSPEEVKEIAAELARLSGGIVLDIQEDDTIIMYRGKNYSQPPTEIMSPRVTLSRKKALDKSIYRDGLRAVRKYIPKLEQDLKLLQTQGKSVAENKTDAVEGIEGTEIGIIDLKGSSKFKSKISDKLREILDGNKECSGDDPIMASDSEDLSDIFETESETETEEKVERPLYLDAFEKFPVENDREPEDFGMHLRQISMESKSAKSVKKESDLTNFDEVDRIFMHAASLLKKKRR; encoded by the exons atggtggttaGGGTTTTAGCTTCGGTGGCTCTCTCCAAATCTCATCCCTTTAAGAATCGGTTTTCCAATGCTTTCGTCTTAACTCCCTTATTCTCCAAATACCCACTTCACAGAATCAG TAGCATGGGTGATGTTATATGCAAGGTCTTTGGCCAGGAACAATCTGCTTCTGCTCAACTCTatgatgtaaaaatattttcccTTGTGGGGCATCGATGGATTCATTCAGAACCATCGTTAAAATCTGCTGATGAAGATTTGGAACCATTGAAGCAGTCAGTAAAGAACGCAACTGTTGGCAGTGCTAGTGATGCTAAAGTGAAGAGGAAAAAGCTCAAGGGAAAAAGAGCAGTTGTAAGGTGGTTGAAATTCTTCaggtggaagaagaagaaagattatGGAAGAATGACTGCAGATGAAAAAATTCTCTACAAATTGAGAAAG gcccaaaagaaagaggaaaaacttGTTGAAGCTCTGAAGAAGATTGAACCTAAAGAGACATCAGAAACAATCCATGATCCAGAAATATTGACACCAGAAGaacatttcttctttttaaagaTGGGTCTCAAGTGTAAGAATTATGTGCCTGTAGGAAGACGGGGAATCTACCAGGGTGTGATCCTGAACATGCACCTGCATTGGAAAAAACATCAGACTCTGAAGGTGGTGGTCAAGACATTTTCACCAGAGGAGGTCAAGGAGATTGCTGCCGAACTGGCAAGACTATCTGGAGGCATCGTGCTCGATATTCAAGAAGATGACACAATTATTATGTACAGAGGGAAGAACTATTCTCAGCCGCCAACAGAGATAATGTCACCCAGGGTCACCCTCTCTAGGAAGAAG GCTTTGGACAAATCTATATATAGGGATGGCCTTCGAGCTGTAAGAAAATATATTCCAAAACTCGAACAGGACCTTAAGTTGCTTCAAACACAAGGTAAAAGTGTCGctgaaaataaaactgatgcTGTTGAGGGGATTGAAGGAACTGAAATTGGAATTATTGACTTGAAAGGCAGTTCAAAGTTCAAATCAAAGATTTCTGATAAGCTGAGAGAAATTCTGGATGGAAACAAGGAATGCTCTGGGGATGATCCAATAATGGCATCAGATTCTGAAGATCTGTCGGATATTTTTGAGACTGAATCTGAAACAGAGACTGAGGAAAAGGTGGAACGACCTCTTTATTTGGATGCATTCGAAAAGTTTCCAGTTGAAAATGATAGAGAACCAGAAGATTTTGGGATGCACCTTCGTCAAATATCTATGGAATCTAAAAGCGCCAAATCAGTGAAAAAAGAATCGGACTTGACAAATTTTGATGAGGTTGATCGGATATTTATGCATGCTGCTTcacttttgaagaaaaagagacGGTAG
- the LOC122291261 gene encoding uncharacterized CRM domain-containing protein At3g25440, chloroplastic isoform X3, translated as MTADEKILYKLRKAQKKEEKLVEALKKIEPKETSETIHDPEILTPEEHFFFLKMGLKCKNYVPVGRRGIYQGVILNMHLHWKKHQTLKVVVKTFSPEEVKEIAAELARLSGGIVLDIQEDDTIIMYRGKNYSQPPTEIMSPRVTLSRKKALDKSIYRDGLRAVRKYIPKLEQDLKLLQTQGKSVAENKTDAVEGIEGTEIGIIDLKGSSKFKSKISDKLREILDGNKECSGDDPIMASDSEDLSDIFETESETETEEKVERPLYLDAFEKFPVENDREPEDFGMHLRQISMESKSAKSVKKESDLTNFDEVDRIFMHAASLLKKKRR; from the exons ATGACTGCAGATGAAAAAATTCTCTACAAATTGAGAAAG gcccaaaagaaagaggaaaaacttGTTGAAGCTCTGAAGAAGATTGAACCTAAAGAGACATCAGAAACAATCCATGATCCAGAAATATTGACACCAGAAGaacatttcttctttttaaagaTGGGTCTCAAGTGTAAGAATTATGTGCCTGTAGGAAGACGGGGAATCTACCAGGGTGTGATCCTGAACATGCACCTGCATTGGAAAAAACATCAGACTCTGAAGGTGGTGGTCAAGACATTTTCACCAGAGGAGGTCAAGGAGATTGCTGCCGAACTGGCAAGACTATCTGGAGGCATCGTGCTCGATATTCAAGAAGATGACACAATTATTATGTACAGAGGGAAGAACTATTCTCAGCCGCCAACAGAGATAATGTCACCCAGGGTCACCCTCTCTAGGAAGAAG GCTTTGGACAAATCTATATATAGGGATGGCCTTCGAGCTGTAAGAAAATATATTCCAAAACTCGAACAGGACCTTAAGTTGCTTCAAACACAAGGTAAAAGTGTCGctgaaaataaaactgatgcTGTTGAGGGGATTGAAGGAACTGAAATTGGAATTATTGACTTGAAAGGCAGTTCAAAGTTCAAATCAAAGATTTCTGATAAGCTGAGAGAAATTCTGGATGGAAACAAGGAATGCTCTGGGGATGATCCAATAATGGCATCAGATTCTGAAGATCTGTCGGATATTTTTGAGACTGAATCTGAAACAGAGACTGAGGAAAAGGTGGAACGACCTCTTTATTTGGATGCATTCGAAAAGTTTCCAGTTGAAAATGATAGAGAACCAGAAGATTTTGGGATGCACCTTCGTCAAATATCTATGGAATCTAAAAGCGCCAAATCAGTGAAAAAAGAATCGGACTTGACAAATTTTGATGAGGTTGATCGGATATTTATGCATGCTGCTTcacttttgaagaaaaagagacGGTAG
- the LOC122291264 gene encoding calmodulin-like protein 3 — protein MDPSELRRIFQMFDRNGDGRITKKELKDSLENLGIFIAETDMIQMIEKIDVNGDGYVDIDEFGALYETIMGDRDEDEDDDMKEAFNVFDQNGDGYITEEELRSVLASLGLKQGRTIEECRKMIEKVDIDGDGMVNFKEFKQMMKGGGFAALT, from the coding sequence ATGGATCCCTCAGAACTTCGACgtatttttcaaatgtttgACCGCAATGGCGATGGACGGATCACGAAGAAGGAGCTGAAAGACTCGTTAGAGAACTTGGGCATCTTCATTGCAGAAACAGATATGATCCAAATGATCGAGAAGATAGACGTGAACGGCGACGGGTACGTGGATATCGATGAGTTCGGAGCATTGTACGAGACGATAATGGGCGACAGGGACGAGGATGAGGATGATGACATGAAGGAAGCATTCAACGTGTTCGACCAGAACGGAGACGGGTATATAACGGAGGAAGAGCTGAGATCGGTGCTGGCATCGTTGGGGCTGAAGCAAGGGAGAACCATAGAAGAATGCAGGAAGATGATCGAGAAGGTGGATATTGATGGAGATGGGATGGTCAACTTCAAGGAGTTTAAGCAGATGATGAAAGGTGGTGGCTTTGCTGCCCTTACTTAA